In the genome of Polynucleobacter sp. TSB-Sco08W16, the window GAGGCCATTCCGATTCATGAGGTTTGCGCTGGCGATAAAAAGGTTGCCCCTGAATTTCTGGCGCCACAGGGATTGAGGCAGCGTCTTCAATCCCCCCCAGAATGGCAACCCGAAATTACGGACGAGAATCGTCACGTCATTGCGGCCGACATTATTGCTCGTCGTCAGGCGGTCGGAAAAGTAACCAGAGCAGCAGTATTAATTCCGCTGCTATTGAAAGAAGATGGCCTCTCTGTTTTGCTGACTCAAAGAACGAATCATTTACGTGATCATGCTGGGCAGATTAGTTTTCCAGGTGGGCGTATGGACCCCGAGGACTTGAGTCCAAATGACACTGCCTTAAGGGAGAGTCAAGAAGAGATCGGTTTAGATCCTCAGCGGGTAGAGATCATCGGACATCTTCCTCAATATTTGACGGTGTCTGGTTATAGCGTTACCCCTGTAGTAGGATTAGTCCAGCCTCAGGCAGAATATGTCTTAGATGAGTTTGAAGTGGCCGATATCTTTGAGGTGCCACTGAATTTTTTATTAGATCCTGCCAACCATCAGGTTAGACTATGGCAAAGTGAGCAGGGCGGGCGTCGTTTTTATTCAATGCCTTATGAGGGCCGCTTTATTTGGGGTGCTACTGCGGGAATGTTGCGTAACCTTTATCATTTATTAAAAGTATGACTTTCTTTTCTATCCTCTTCGCCCTCATTGCTGAGCAATATCGCCCAGTGACTTCTAGCCATTGGATTGCGCGTATGAGCGCTCGTTGGTTGGATTGGGTTGCTGCTGAATTCGGTGGCAAGACTGACGCAGGTGCAAGCCCAGTGGGCGCGCGTATGGCTTGTATGGTTGCATTCATTCTTCCAACCTTCTTAGTATTTATGGTGTACGTCACTTGTATGGTGACTTATCCGGTTCTGGGTTTCTTGTGGAATATCGTAATTGCTTACTTATTCTTTGGCTTCCGTCAGTTCAGCCACTCCTTTACTGCAGTTCATGAAGCAATTGAAGCCCATGATTTGCCTGCAGCACGCTTAGCCCTTGCTGAATGGTATGGCCCAGAACTGGATACCTCAGAACTTTCTGAAGCCGAGGTAATTTCATTGGCGCTTGAGCGCGCCATTATTGGTTCACATCGCCATGTCTTTGGTGTGCTCTTCTGGTTCATGATGCCAATGGGTCCTGCAGGTGTGGTTCTCTATCGCTTGGCTGACATCGCTGCACAGCGTTGGTCTGAGCGTGGTGATTACAACCTGAGCGAAGCTGCGCGTCATTTCTTCTATGTATTAGATTGGATTCCATCACGAATCACTGCGATGGGTTTTGCCATTGTTGGCAACTTTGAGGGCGCAGTGTATGCATGGCGCTACTTGACCCAAAAATGGGCTGACCCATTGAATGCAGTGATCTTGGCAGCAGGTAGTGGGGCACTAGGCGTGCGTTTGGGTGAGCCTCTGAGTGAGCCGGATAGTGATGAGGCCTTGCGTATGGCTGAGGCTGGAGAGCCGGTGGCTTATGAAGTCGGTCTTGAGCCGACTGAGCGCACAATGCGTTCTGCGGTAGGTTTGGTGTGGCGCTTAGTTATCGCTTGGATGGCTTTGTTGCTAATGCTGACCATCGCTCTTTGGCTTGGCTAATTCCCTGAATTTGAGTATCCGCTGTTTTTGAATCTGAAAGCAGTTGCCTAAATAGCGCCAGTCTTTCTGGCGCTATTTCATTTCTGTCTACTGCATCACGTACAGCGCAATCTGGTTCGGACTGATGGGTGCAATTATGAAAACGGCATTTGCCTAACAAGTCTTTAAATTCTCTAAAGGCATGTTGTAACTCGCTGACCGACATATGAGCCAGACCAAATTCTTGAAAGCCTGGTGAATCAATGAGTGCGCCGAGTTTTCCAGATTCGCTTCGACCCCAAGCTTCAGGCAATTCAAAATAGCGACAAGCAGTAGTAGTATGTTTACCGGTGTCTAAGCGAACTGAGTATTCCTGAGTGAGTGCTGCAGCATTGGGAACCCAGGCATTTAGTAGACTAGATTTACCCATTCCTGATTGACCTACAAAAACAGATACTTTGCCTGCGATTACAGGGCGCAAGAGCTCAATCGAGGTGCTATCAAATTTTGCCGATACTTCGTTCACTGGATAGCCCATGCGGGCATAAGGCGCAATGATTTTGCGAGCATGTTCTAAGTTATCTTTGAGATCGCACTTATTGAGCAAAATATGTAAACCAATTTGATTGGCTTCAGCAGCTACTACGGCTCTTCCCAAGAGATCGGGCGAGAAAGCAGGTTGTGTTGCTAGCACCACTAAAATTTGATCAACATTAGAGGCAATAATCTTGCTCTTGAAAGCATCTGAACGATACAGAATGTTCTCGCGAGGCTCAATCTGAATGATGCGTGCTTGATCGGCCGAGGTCATTTCCAATAGCATGCGATCACCAACAGCGCCGATATGTTGTTTCGCCGGAGTGCTCACCTGAATGAGTGGACCACTGGGCGATTCATTGCCAAGTGCATCCCCAACTAGACGCTGCGCTAAATAATGCCTTCCATAAGAAGCGGTCAGTAGCGCGTGAAATTGTTCCATGCTATTGGTTTGCTCTAGCTAAAACGCTGCAAGTTAGCGATGCGCAATGGGGCAGGAGGATGCGAGCTATAGAAAGCGGTATAGATCGGATCAGGCGTCAGGGTTGAAGCATTATCTTGATATAGCTTCACTAAAGCAGAAATCAAATCTTTGGCTGACGATTTTTCTGCAGCAAAGCCATCGGCTTCGTATTCGTGTTTGCGTGAAGCAAGGCTTCCTAGTGGCGTAAGGAAGAAGCTAAATACTGGTGATACCAACATAAACAGGGCGAGAGCTAGGCCACCGTTATAGCCATTGAGATTGGGCATGACGCCCAGATCGGTATAAAACCAAACTTGGGTACTGATCCAACCCAGTAATGCAAACATTGCAAAGCTCAAAGCAAAAGAAACGATCAGACGCTTGCGAATATGTTTGCACTTGAAGTGGCCTAGTTCATGTGCAAGAACCGCCTCTACTTCGCCAGGATTGAGTTTTTCAATCAGCGTATCAAAGAAGACAATCCGTTTTGCTTTTCCCATGCCCGCAAAGAATGCATTGCCGTGCGCACTCCGCTTGCTACCATCCATGACAAACAAGCCTTGGCTGGCAAAATCGCAGCGGGTAAGCAAGGCTTCGATTTGGGTTTTGAGTGGACCATCTTCTAAAGCCTGAAACTTATTAAACAGGGGTGCAATAAATGTTGGGAAGATCCATTGCATTAAGAGGCTAAATACGGAGAGTACTGCCCAAGCCCAGAGCCACCAAAGGCCTCCTGCTTTGAGCATGAGAGTCAGAATTACCCAAAGCAATGGCAAGCCAATAAGTCCGCCAAGTGCGACCCCTTTAAGCATGTCGGTAAAGAATAATTTTTTACCCATGCGGTTAAAGCCAAAGCGCTCTTCTAAATGAAATTGTTTGTACCAGGAAAAGGGAAGATCAATCATTCCCGAGATGATGGCAATGGAAGCAAGTAGAGCAATTTGCTGACCAATGCCTTCGCCCATGAATTGCAGTAGGATGAGATTCAGAATTTCTAGACCACCCAATAAAGTGAAGGCAATTAAAATAACGGCGCTCACACCATTTTCTAAAATACTAAGGCGTAATTTGGCGATGGTGTAGTCGGCAGCTTTTTGATGTTCAGCCAGAGTCACTTTTTCAGCAAACTCCGCAGGTACGGTATCTCGATGTCGGGCAACATAGCGGATTTGCCGTTGAGAGAGCCAGTGGCGGAGGCCAAAACTGGCGATAAAGGCGATTAGGAAAACAATTGTGAAGGTCATGAGATCATTATAGATATGAGCGAACAAACGAATACAGCAGCAGGCAAGGTGGCACCGGCTAATGAGCACCTCATTTGGGTGGATATGGAGATGTCGGGGCTTAACCCCGAAACAGAGCGGATTCTCGAAATCGCAATTATTGTGACAGACGCTCATCTGAATACCATTGCAACAGCCCCTGTTTGGGTAGTGCATCAAGAAGATGCTCTATTAGATGCCATGGATGCTTGGAATAAGGGTACCCATGGCCGCTCAGGCTTGATTGACAAAGTCAAAGCCTCCACCATGGATGAGGCAATGGTAGAAGCAGAATGCCTTGCCTTTTTGAAGAAATATATCAAGGCTGGTATTGCTCCGATGTGTGGCAATACCATTGGTCAGGACCGTCGGTTTATGGCTAAGTACATGCCTAAGTTAGAGGCCTATTTTCATTATCGAAATGTGGATGTATCCACTTT includes:
- the orn gene encoding oligoribonuclease → MSEQTNTAAGKVAPANEHLIWVDMEMSGLNPETERILEIAIIVTDAHLNTIATAPVWVVHQEDALLDAMDAWNKGTHGRSGLIDKVKASTMDEAMVEAECLAFLKKYIKAGIAPMCGNTIGQDRRFMAKYMPKLEAYFHYRNVDVSTLKELCKRWHPELVKGFTKKQAHTALADIEESIEELKYYRDKFIVPLPQ
- the rsgA gene encoding ribosome small subunit-dependent GTPase A, which codes for MEQFHALLTASYGRHYLAQRLVGDALGNESPSGPLIQVSTPAKQHIGAVGDRMLLEMTSADQARIIQIEPRENILYRSDAFKSKIIASNVDQILVVLATQPAFSPDLLGRAVVAAEANQIGLHILLNKCDLKDNLEHARKIIAPYARMGYPVNEVSAKFDSTSIELLRPVIAGKVSVFVGQSGMGKSSLLNAWVPNAAALTQEYSVRLDTGKHTTTACRYFELPEAWGRSESGKLGALIDSPGFQEFGLAHMSVSELQHAFREFKDLLGKCRFHNCTHQSEPDCAVRDAVDRNEIAPERLALFRQLLSDSKTADTQIQGISQAKERWSALATKPSKR
- a CDS encoding CoA pyrophosphatase encodes the protein MPKTSKPEEDAINVAAPPGFNAEAIPIHEVCAGDKKVAPEFLAPQGLRQRLQSPPEWQPEITDENRHVIAADIIARRQAVGKVTRAAVLIPLLLKEDGLSVLLTQRTNHLRDHAGQISFPGGRMDPEDLSPNDTALRESQEEIGLDPQRVEIIGHLPQYLTVSGYSVTPVVGLVQPQAEYVLDEFEVADIFEVPLNFLLDPANHQVRLWQSEQGGRRFYSMPYEGRFIWGATAGMLRNLYHLLKV
- a CDS encoding CobD/CbiB family protein translates to MTFFSILFALIAEQYRPVTSSHWIARMSARWLDWVAAEFGGKTDAGASPVGARMACMVAFILPTFLVFMVYVTCMVTYPVLGFLWNIVIAYLFFGFRQFSHSFTAVHEAIEAHDLPAARLALAEWYGPELDTSELSEAEVISLALERAIIGSHRHVFGVLFWFMMPMGPAGVVLYRLADIAAQRWSERGDYNLSEAARHFFYVLDWIPSRITAMGFAIVGNFEGAVYAWRYLTQKWADPLNAVILAAGSGALGVRLGEPLSEPDSDEALRMAEAGEPVAYEVGLEPTERTMRSAVGLVWRLVIAWMALLLMLTIALWLG
- a CDS encoding M48 family metallopeptidase, whose amino-acid sequence is MTFTIVFLIAFIASFGLRHWLSQRQIRYVARHRDTVPAEFAEKVTLAEHQKAADYTIAKLRLSILENGVSAVILIAFTLLGGLEILNLILLQFMGEGIGQQIALLASIAIISGMIDLPFSWYKQFHLEERFGFNRMGKKLFFTDMLKGVALGGLIGLPLLWVILTLMLKAGGLWWLWAWAVLSVFSLLMQWIFPTFIAPLFNKFQALEDGPLKTQIEALLTRCDFASQGLFVMDGSKRSAHGNAFFAGMGKAKRIVFFDTLIEKLNPGEVEAVLAHELGHFKCKHIRKRLIVSFALSFAMFALLGWISTQVWFYTDLGVMPNLNGYNGGLALALFMLVSPVFSFFLTPLGSLASRKHEYEADGFAAEKSSAKDLISALVKLYQDNASTLTPDPIYTAFYSSHPPAPLRIANLQRFS